From a region of the Halolamina sp. CBA1230 genome:
- a CDS encoding DUF373 family protein produces MSTLVLCVDRSNDVGAKTGAAMPVAGWEAVRSLVTDVGLADPEDASVNCLLEALRVSRDLTDDGDDATVAVVSGGADSRVNADRAIARQIDELIERYDPESAIVVVDSAEDERVVPIVESRVGVDGVDRVVVRQARDIESTYYLLKQFLGDEEMRETVLVPLGVALLVLPALAIRFSPEIAMAGLASLLGAVLLYKGLAIDDRLENTPEQVREALYSGQVSVVTYAVGVGLALVGAFLGGLSATEAGAEPPLIQFVLFVYDAVPWLALAALTASAGRLIDERIRDEGLSSPVLNLPFGVVAVGLVIRGFAGYFLEQQADVSHLTLSLWTVEITFQPGQRLLGFIVAGIVVSLIGVRVASRVTDEVEEESVATEESELEQS; encoded by the coding sequence GTGAGCACGCTGGTCCTCTGTGTGGACCGCTCGAACGACGTCGGCGCCAAGACGGGTGCGGCGATGCCCGTCGCCGGCTGGGAGGCGGTGCGCTCGCTGGTGACCGACGTCGGGCTCGCCGACCCCGAGGACGCGAGCGTCAACTGCCTGCTCGAAGCCCTCCGCGTTAGCCGGGACCTGACCGACGACGGCGACGACGCCACCGTCGCGGTCGTCTCCGGCGGCGCCGACTCGCGGGTGAACGCCGACCGTGCGATCGCCCGCCAGATCGACGAGCTGATCGAGCGCTACGACCCCGAATCCGCGATCGTCGTCGTCGACAGCGCCGAGGACGAGCGCGTGGTGCCGATCGTCGAGTCACGCGTCGGCGTCGACGGCGTCGACCGCGTGGTCGTCCGGCAGGCCCGGGATATCGAGTCCACCTACTACCTGCTCAAGCAGTTCCTCGGCGACGAGGAGATGCGCGAGACCGTCCTGGTGCCGCTTGGCGTCGCCCTCCTCGTGCTGCCCGCCTTGGCGATCCGGTTCTCGCCGGAGATCGCGATGGCCGGCCTCGCGTCGCTGCTCGGCGCGGTGTTGCTGTACAAGGGGCTCGCGATCGACGACCGGCTCGAGAACACGCCCGAACAGGTGCGCGAGGCGCTGTACTCCGGGCAGGTGTCGGTCGTCACGTACGCCGTCGGCGTCGGGCTGGCGCTGGTGGGCGCGTTCCTCGGCGGGCTCTCGGCGACCGAGGCCGGCGCCGAGCCGCCGCTGATCCAGTTCGTGTTGTTCGTCTACGACGCGGTGCCGTGGCTGGCGCTGGCGGCGCTGACGGCCTCCGCGGGCCGGCTGATCGACGAGCGAATCCGCGACGAGGGGCTCTCCTCGCCCGTGCTGAACCTCCCGTTCGGCGTCGTCGCTGTCGGGCTGGTGATCCGCGGCTTCGCGGGCTATTTCCTCGAACAGCAGGCCGACGTCTCCCACCTGACGCTCTCGTTGTGGACCGTCGAGATCACGTTCCAGCCGGGCCAGCGGCTGCTGGGCTTCATCGTCGCCGGCATCGTCGTCTCACTGATCGGCGTCCGGGTCGCCTCCCGGGTCACCGACGAGGTCGAAGAGGAGAGCGTCGCTACCGAGGAGTCCGAGCTCGAACAGTCCTAG
- a CDS encoding aldo/keto reductase encodes MSEKPAADRIATAEDCPRASGMPMLGMGTWELTDEATCPEAVATALEMGYRHVDTAQAYGNEHLVGDGIARSDVDREDIFLATKIWNSDLGYDDAVDAAYDAVDNLGVDSVDLLYVHWPAGAYDPSETFRALDELVEEGVTDRIGISNFEPEQIEEAQAAADHEIFAHQFECHPLLQQEAVIEATEEHDIEPVAYSPLARGEMFGHEVVSDIAGVHNVTEAQVCLAWLREQGITAIPKASSEEHLHDNWASLSLQLDDGELERIDALEDGRRMVDPDFAPWNR; translated from the coding sequence ATGAGCGAGAAGCCCGCTGCCGATCGGATCGCGACAGCCGAGGACTGTCCGCGCGCGAGCGGCATGCCGATGCTCGGGATGGGGACCTGGGAGCTGACCGACGAGGCGACCTGTCCCGAGGCGGTCGCGACCGCGCTGGAGATGGGGTACCGCCACGTCGACACGGCACAGGCGTACGGCAACGAACACTTGGTCGGCGACGGGATCGCCCGCAGCGACGTCGACCGGGAGGATATCTTCCTCGCGACGAAGATCTGGAACTCGGATCTGGGGTACGACGACGCGGTCGACGCCGCCTACGACGCCGTCGACAACCTCGGCGTCGACTCGGTCGACCTGCTGTACGTCCACTGGCCGGCCGGAGCGTACGACCCCTCGGAGACGTTCCGCGCGTTGGACGAACTGGTCGAGGAGGGCGTCACCGACCGCATCGGCATCTCCAACTTCGAGCCCGAGCAGATCGAGGAAGCACAGGCCGCCGCCGACCACGAGATCTTCGCCCACCAGTTCGAGTGTCACCCCCTGCTCCAGCAGGAGGCAGTGATCGAGGCGACCGAGGAACACGACATCGAGCCGGTCGCCTACTCCCCGCTGGCCCGCGGCGAGATGTTCGGCCACGAAGTCGTCAGCGACATCGCGGGCGTCCACAACGTCACCGAGGCGCAGGTGTGTCTGGCGTGGCTCCGCGAGCAGGGGATCACCGCGATCCCGAAAGCCTCGAGCGAGGAGCATCTCCACGACAACTGGGCGTCGCTCTCGCTCCAGCTCGACGACGGCGAGCTCGAACGGATCGACGCGCTCGAGGACGGCCGGCGGATGGTCGATCCGGATTTCGCCCCGTGGAACCGCTGA
- a CDS encoding M42 family metallopeptidase: MAFEFDFDLLKRLTEERGVPGYEDRVRDLVREELEANTDRVRTDAMGNVVGTVEGDSDYSVAVAAHMDEIGFMVKHVTDDGFVKIDALGGWDARVLRAQRVTVHGEEDVTGVIGSVPPHTLDEEPDGEEEVGDRVVDLGRDAEEVEELVSVGDLVTMDQTTVQMGDSVTGKALDDRVCLFAMLEAARAIENPDVTIHFCATVQEEVGLRGATALGVDVDPDLAIALDVTIASDIPGVSEDKHVTELGDGAAIKLKDSSVITTPKVHKRIKAVAEEEGIDHQIEVLPSGGTDTAGFQNTNGAKPVGAISIPTRYLHTVTETANGDDIRATIDLLTAFLESEDGGHDYSL; the protein is encoded by the coding sequence ATGGCGTTCGAGTTCGACTTCGACCTGCTGAAGCGGCTGACCGAGGAGCGGGGCGTCCCCGGCTACGAGGACCGCGTCCGCGACCTCGTGCGAGAGGAACTGGAAGCCAACACCGATCGCGTCCGGACCGACGCGATGGGCAACGTGGTCGGGACCGTTGAGGGCGACTCCGACTACTCCGTCGCCGTCGCAGCCCACATGGACGAGATCGGCTTCATGGTCAAACACGTCACCGACGACGGGTTCGTCAAGATCGACGCCCTCGGCGGCTGGGACGCCCGCGTGCTGCGCGCCCAGCGCGTGACCGTCCACGGCGAGGAGGACGTCACCGGCGTGATCGGCTCCGTCCCGCCCCACACGCTCGACGAGGAGCCCGACGGCGAGGAGGAGGTCGGCGACCGCGTCGTCGATCTCGGCCGGGACGCCGAGGAGGTCGAGGAGCTCGTGAGCGTCGGCGATCTGGTCACGATGGATCAGACGACGGTGCAGATGGGTGACTCGGTCACGGGCAAGGCGCTCGACGACCGCGTCTGCCTGTTCGCGATGCTCGAAGCCGCCCGCGCGATCGAGAACCCCGACGTGACGATTCACTTCTGTGCCACGGTGCAGGAGGAAGTCGGTCTGCGCGGCGCGACGGCGCTCGGCGTCGACGTCGATCCGGACCTCGCGATCGCACTCGACGTGACCATCGCGAGCGACATCCCGGGCGTCAGCGAGGACAAGCACGTCACGGAACTCGGCGACGGCGCCGCGATCAAGCTGAAGGACAGCTCTGTGATCACGACGCCGAAAGTCCACAAGCGCATCAAGGCGGTCGCCGAAGAGGAGGGGATCGACCACCAGATCGAGGTACTCCCCTCCGGCGGCACCGACACGGCCGGGTTCCAGAACACCAACGGCGCCAAGCCCGTCGGCGCCATCTCGATCCCGACGCGCTACCTCCACACGGTCACCGAGACCGCCAACGGCGACGACATCCGCGCGACGATCGACCTGCTGACCGCGTTCCTCGAGAGCGAGGACGGCGGGCACGACTACTCGCTGTAG
- a CDS encoding MTH865 family protein — MADEETERELRAQLTDAFESADFPVDSQMDLVPALPEGPSTRFEAGDVSFTAMELAAKLGGQQEFPYSDVESLVDDVMEGLEAEGML, encoded by the coding sequence ATGGCCGACGAGGAAACCGAACGCGAACTCCGTGCACAGCTCACCGACGCCTTCGAGAGCGCCGACTTCCCGGTCGACAGCCAGATGGATCTCGTGCCCGCGCTCCCCGAGGGGCCGAGCACGCGGTTCGAGGCCGGCGACGTGTCGTTCACCGCGATGGAGCTGGCCGCCAAGCTCGGCGGGCAGCAGGAGTTCCCCTACAGTGACGTGGAGTCGCTCGTCGACGACGTGATGGAGGGGCTGGAAGCCGAGGGGATGCTCTGA
- a CDS encoding glycosyltransferase family 4 protein: MHVAFVSMETAHSSDRRGLERARRTARLLADHGHDVTYLCSQWWGGDAVPTFDHEGVEYRRVTHEPATGAFTAKLPAALWRTGADVVHAVHGPPRHVAVAEKVGTLLRTPVLVDWFGDGAAEPGSQERAANGGDLVATPSELVRTRVREHGANDGSVRVVPESIDLEPVREAPVDDRFDVVYARRLDEHANVGTLLLALAERRRRDWSAAIVGDGPEREAVETAARDLRIDDRITFTGSLPERERVSIYKGAHVFAQTASAEPFATELLRALACGCLGVVEYQAGSSAHELVEGVDRGRRVTSPEELADVITEAGNVPRREYNESFERFDHDAVLDTYVDCYEGIRGSGLL, from the coding sequence GTGCACGTCGCGTTCGTCTCCATGGAGACCGCCCACAGCAGCGACCGCCGGGGGCTGGAGCGAGCGCGTCGAACCGCCCGCCTGCTCGCCGACCACGGGCACGACGTGACGTATCTCTGTTCGCAGTGGTGGGGCGGCGACGCCGTCCCGACGTTCGATCACGAGGGAGTCGAGTACCGCCGCGTGACCCACGAGCCCGCGACGGGGGCGTTCACCGCGAAGCTCCCGGCCGCGCTGTGGCGCACCGGCGCCGACGTCGTCCACGCGGTTCACGGGCCGCCGCGCCACGTCGCCGTCGCCGAGAAAGTCGGCACGCTGCTCCGGACTCCCGTCCTCGTCGACTGGTTCGGCGACGGCGCGGCCGAGCCGGGCAGTCAGGAACGCGCCGCGAACGGGGGGGATCTCGTCGCGACGCCCTCGGAGCTGGTCCGAACGCGGGTCAGGGAGCACGGCGCGAACGACGGCTCAGTGCGGGTGGTCCCGGAGAGCATCGACCTCGAGCCGGTCCGCGAGGCACCCGTCGACGACCGCTTCGACGTGGTGTACGCCCGCCGGCTGGACGAACACGCCAACGTCGGGACGCTGCTGCTCGCACTCGCGGAGCGTCGCCGCCGGGACTGGTCGGCGGCGATCGTCGGCGACGGCCCGGAACGCGAGGCCGTCGAGACCGCCGCACGGGACCTCCGTATCGACGACCGAATCACGTTCACCGGATCGCTTCCGGAGCGCGAGCGGGTGAGTATCTACAAGGGTGCCCACGTGTTCGCCCAGACCGCGAGCGCGGAGCCGTTCGCGACGGAACTCCTCCGCGCGCTCGCGTGTGGCTGTCTCGGCGTGGTCGAGTACCAGGCCGGCTCCAGCGCCCACGAACTGGTTGAGGGCGTCGACCGCGGCCGGCGGGTCACCAGCCCGGAGGAGTTGGCCGACGTGATCACGGAGGCCGGGAACGTGCCACGGCGCGAGTACAACGAGTCGTTCGAGCGGTTCGACCACGACGCCGTGCTCGACACGTACGTCGACTGTTACGAGGGGATCCGGGGAAGCGGGCTGTTGTAG
- a CDS encoding plastocyanin/azurin family copper-binding protein produces MENDDALSRRSFIRAGTAGAAATMAVGTAAAQEGTENGTATATETGNGTATATPSGNGTATGTPSGNGTATGTGNGTATGTAGGGGGGGGPTEEVTVGPGGNLTFAPEELTIETGTTVRWVWDSDNHNVVPQSQPDGANWEGEGEPGTTFNAGHEYSHTFNTTGTYDYVCTPHESAGMVGAIEVVENIETPAPTGPAVPDSAKTLGVGAAFAMVATLLIAYFFLQFGGDSPGHDSEE; encoded by the coding sequence ATGGAGAACGACGACGCCCTTTCTCGCCGCTCGTTCATTCGCGCGGGCACCGCCGGCGCCGCCGCGACGATGGCGGTCGGGACCGCGGCGGCACAGGAGGGGACCGAGAACGGGACTGCGACGGCCACCGAAACCGGGAACGGGACGGCGACGGCCACGCCGTCGGGGAACGGCACCGCGACCGGCACACCCTCTGGGAACGGCACCGCGACCGGAACCGGCAATGGGACCGCCACGGGCACCGCGGGCGGCGGTGGCGGCGGGGGCGGCCCGACGGAGGAAGTGACGGTCGGTCCGGGTGGTAACCTCACGTTCGCCCCCGAAGAGCTGACGATCGAAACCGGGACGACCGTACGCTGGGTCTGGGACAGCGACAACCACAACGTCGTCCCCCAGAGTCAGCCCGACGGCGCGAACTGGGAGGGTGAGGGAGAACCCGGGACGACGTTCAACGCCGGCCACGAGTACTCCCACACGTTCAACACCACCGGGACCTACGACTACGTCTGTACGCCCCACGAGTCCGCCGGTATGGTCGGCGCGATCGAGGTCGTCGAGAACATCGAGACGCCCGCACCGACCGGCCCGGCGGTGCCCGACAGCGCCAAGACGCTCGGCGTCGGCGCGGCGTTCGCGATGGTCGCGACGCTGCTGATCGCGTACTTCTTCCTTCAGTTCGGCGGCGACAGCCCCGGACACGACTCCGAGGAGTAG
- a CDS encoding FAD-dependent oxidoreductase produces MDATVVDRESVGPNTFTLTFDTPDGFEGVAGQFVRLAGEIDGEEYARFYTLSSPDTEGTFEITVEVAEESGPFSDYLADLAAGDEVPVAGPFGDEYYDGEARAVVLAGGPGIGAAVAIAEAAVANDAEAAVVYRYEGEPAHEERLDALVDAGADVTLLGGEADGQEFDAAVDAVVTGADGEGVFVYGFAEFVEAATDAIERAGVDPDGAKVESFG; encoded by the coding sequence ATGGATGCGACCGTCGTCGACCGCGAGTCGGTCGGCCCGAACACGTTCACGCTCACGTTCGACACCCCCGACGGGTTCGAGGGGGTCGCCGGCCAGTTCGTTCGACTCGCCGGCGAGATCGACGGCGAGGAGTACGCTCGCTTCTACACGCTCTCCTCGCCCGACACCGAGGGGACGTTCGAGATCACCGTCGAGGTCGCCGAGGAGAGCGGCCCGTTCAGCGACTACCTCGCCGATCTCGCCGCCGGCGACGAGGTCCCGGTCGCCGGCCCGTTCGGCGACGAGTACTACGACGGTGAGGCACGCGCGGTGGTGCTCGCGGGCGGTCCCGGAATCGGCGCCGCCGTCGCCATCGCCGAGGCCGCGGTCGCGAACGACGCCGAGGCGGCGGTCGTGTACCGCTACGAGGGCGAACCGGCCCACGAGGAGCGCCTCGACGCGCTGGTCGACGCCGGCGCCGACGTGACGCTGCTGGGTGGGGAGGCGGACGGGCAGGAGTTCGACGCGGCGGTCGACGCGGTCGTGACGGGCGCGGACGGCGAAGGCGTGTTCGTCTACGGCTTCGCCGAGTTCGTGGAGGCGGCGACCGACGCGATCGAGCGTGCGGGTGTCGATCCGGACGGGGCGAAAGTCGAGAGCTTCGGGTAG